The Thermococcus celericrescens genomic sequence GGGGCGCCCAGAAGCCGCCCAACAAGCTCCGCGTCAAGGTTATCGTCGAAGAGGAAGAGGGCAAGAGGATTGCCAAGGTCTCCCTCGCCTGATTACTTTTAATTTAACGAGGTGACGAGATGCACATAGAAAGGCTCGATTTTGAGAACTCTCCATACCTGGGCGTTTACGGCACTGCCACCGACAGGCTAGCCCTTATCAGGGAGGGCCTCGGCGAGAAGAAGCTCGAGGTTCTCAGGGAGGTTCTCAAGGTCCCGCTCATTGAAACGAGCATAATGAAGTCGCGCATAGTGGGTATATTCGCGGCCGGAAACTCCAACGCAATGATCGTCCCCTGGTACGCGTGGGACGCCGAGCTGGAGAGGATAAACGGCCAGCTCAGAGAGCACGGGATTGACACCGAGATAGTCCCGTTCCAGAGCACCCTCACCGCCTTCGGCAACCTCATCCTCGCCAACGACAGGGCGGCGCTGGTGAGTGCAAAGTTCAGCCGCGAGGAGGCCAAGAGGCTCGAGGATGTACTCGGCGTCGAGGTTGAGAGGGGCATGATAGGTGACTTCCACGCCGTGGGAAGCGTTGGAGTGGTCACCAACAGGGGCGGACTCGTTCACCCCGAGGCGACCGACGAGGAGCTCGAGTGGCTCCGCGACCTGTTCAAGGTTGACATATACGTCGGAACGGCCAACATGGGCGTTCCCTTCGTTGGCTCCTGCATGCTGGCGAACTCTCACGGTGTCGTCGTTGGGCACCTGACCACCGGACCCGAGATAGTGAAGATTGAAGAAGCCTTGGGCTTCCTTGACTGATGATGGAGGTGTGAGCTATGGAGGTTAAGGTCTTCCGCGTTAAGGGCGTTTTCGAGAGGAACGGAAAGAGGGAGAGGTTCACCAGGGAGTACCGCGGCCTCAGGGCCGAGGATGTCATCGAGATACTCTACTCCGAGGTCGGCAGCAAGCACCGCGTTCCGAGGAACAAGATATGGATCGAGAGCGTCGAGGAGATAAAGCCCGAAGAGGCCGAGAACCCGATAGTCAGAAAGCTCAGCGGGCTCTGATTTCCTTTTCTATTCCATTCCAAACCCAACGGTGAACCCCATTTCTTCCTTGGCCTTTCCGACCCTAAGCCGGAGGACGAACTTCCCGTGTCCGCTCACGATTGTGAGGCCGTTCAGGGCTTTCTGGAGCTTCGGCGGGCCGAGAACCTTTTCGTGGGAGATTATAAGAACCGGCTCATCAATGAACCTGTAGCTGAACTTTCCGGGCTCACCGTCGAAGAAGACGATATCCTCGACCATCTTGCCCTCGATGGCTACCTCCGCATACCCGGCTTTTCTCAGGCTTAAGCCAATTTCGCCGGCAAAGCCGTTCTCAGAAGGTTTGAGTGATACATGGGCGTAGTCCTCCAGACCTCCGGCCGTCATAACGTCACTGGGAAACAGGAACCTGTAGCTTGGCGTGATGTAGAGAAACAGAACTCCGTTTTTGAGCCGATATCCTGGAAGTTCAATCCTCCCGGAGCCAGGAACATCGAGCTCCACGCGGTATTCCTCTGGAGTCAATGGGAGCTCGCTGGAGAGGACGCTCTTCTCGGGCACGAACTTTCTTGATGTATTGAAGAGCCAGCCCGAGGTGTAGTACTTCGAGCCCCTTCCGCCGATCCTCGGACCGATCCAAACGGAACTTGCCGCGTTGAATCTAACAGTATTCGGCCTCAACGCTCTCTGGGAATAGGACCGCGTTCTCCAGAACCTCAATCCTCCCGGAAATTTCCTCGACAAGTTTTCTGACTCTGCTGAAGAAAAATCTACCGCCGGAAATCGTGAGGATTCTCATTCAACGTCCCCCAAATGAGTGGGAGAGAAAATTTAAATCCCTTTCTCCCTCCAGCCGAGAACCCTCGACTGATAGTGCCTCTTTGGGAATATCTCCAGCGGGTCGATTCCCCTCTCGCGCAGCAGGTGTCTCAGCTCGACTTCGTAGTCGGCCTTCTCCAGTTCTTCGCTCTCCCTGATTTCAACGACGAAGAGCCTCTCGGTCAGCTCGCGTATCGTCTTGTAGCCGAGTCCTAGGAGAGGTCTTATGTACGCCACGTTGAAGCGGTCCTCCAGCGAGCGGGCCTTCGGCAGGTCGAGGAAAGGAACCCTATCATCTCTCCTCGTTCCGTCGCTCACGCGCTCGACTTCCGGCATTGAAGCCACCGCCTC encodes the following:
- a CDS encoding translation initiation factor IF-6; translation: MHIERLDFENSPYLGVYGTATDRLALIREGLGEKKLEVLREVLKVPLIETSIMKSRIVGIFAAGNSNAMIVPWYAWDAELERINGQLREHGIDTEIVPFQSTLTAFGNLILANDRAALVSAKFSREEAKRLEDVLGVEVERGMIGDFHAVGSVGVVTNRGGLVHPEATDEELEWLRDLFKVDIYVGTANMGVPFVGSCMLANSHGVVVGHLTTGPEIVKIEEALGFLD
- the rpl18a gene encoding 50S ribosomal protein L18Ae; translation: MEVKVFRVKGVFERNGKRERFTREYRGLRAEDVIEILYSEVGSKHRVPRNKIWIESVEEIKPEEAENPIVRKLSGL
- a CDS encoding DUF7411 family protein; the protein is MLVHHLYSGGKDSSLSAWILTRLGYEVRLVTVSFGLLDNWSFARETAERLGFEHQVVYLPREILERAADMAIKDGHPNNAIQFIHERALEAVASMPEVERVSDGTRRDDRVPFLDLPKARSLEDRFNVAYIRPLLGLGYKTIRELTERLFVVEIRESEELEKADYEVELRHLLRERGIDPLEIFPKRHYQSRVLGWREKGI